The following are encoded in a window of Perca fluviatilis chromosome 21, GENO_Pfluv_1.0, whole genome shotgun sequence genomic DNA:
- the LOC120551102 gene encoding troponin T, slow skeletal muscle-like isoform X1, whose translation MINFSQLSTSCVCSIIVTMSDLEVHGGHQEEEDEEQGEGGERPKYKPLVTQLAAPKIPEGERVDFDVCSFKDIHRKRMEKDLLELQTLIDVHFEQRKKEEEELIGLKDRIESRRAERAEQQRVRAEKERHRQTRIAEERQRKEDEEAKKRADEEAKKKKVLSNMGAHFGGFLAKAEQRRGKKQTAREIKKTTLAERRKPLAVETLREDNLRERAKEMWECIYQLESEKFDLTEKTRRQKYEINVLLNRIQNAQKFKKVHGKGKVGGRWK comes from the exons ATGATCAACTTCAGTCAACTGTCTACGTCCTGTGTTTGCAGCATAAT TGTCACCATGTCTGATTTAGAAGTTCACGG agGCCATCAGGAGG AAGAAGATGAGGAGCAGGGAGAGGGAG GAGAGCGCCCCAAATACAA GCCGCTGGTCACACAGCTCGCTGCCCCTAAAATCCCTGAGGGGGAGAGGGTTGACTTTGATGTATGTTCCTTCAAG GATATCCATAGGAAGAGGATGGAGAAAGACCTTCTGGAGCTGCAGACTCTAATCGATGTCCACTTTGagcagaggaagaaagaggaagaggagctgaTTGGACTCAAAGACAGGATT GAGAGCCGCCGGGCAGAAAGAGCCGAGCAGCAGCGTGTGAGGGCTGAAAAAGAGCGTCACAGACAGACACGGATTGCG gaggagagacagaggaaagaggacgAAGAGGCGAAGAAGAGGGCCGATGAAgaggcaaagaagaagaaagtgcTTTCCAACATGGGGGCTCACTTCGGAGGATTCCTGGCCAAG GCGGAGCAGAGGCGAGGCAAAAAGCAAACTGCGAGGGAAATCAAGAAGACGACTCTGGCAGAAAGACGCAAGCCACTGGCTGTTGAGACCCTGAGAGAGGACAACCTGAG AGAGAGAGCCAAGGAGATGTGGGAATGTATCTACCAGCTTGAGTCTGAGAAATTTGACCTGACTGAGAAGACGAGGAGGCAGAAGTATGAG ATCAACGTACTCCTGAACAGAATCCAAAATGCTCAGAAATT CAAAAAGGTCCATGGTAAGGGGAAGGTCGGAGGACGCTGGAAGTGA
- the LOC120551102 gene encoding troponin T, slow skeletal muscle-like isoform X3, translating into MINFSQLSTSCVCSIIVTMSDLEVHGGHQEEEDEEQGEGGERPKYKPLVTQLAAPKIPEGERVDFDDIHRKRMEKDLLELQTLIDVHFEQRKKEEEELIGLKDRIESRRAERAEQQRVRAEKERHRQTRIAEERQRKEDEEAKKRADEEAKKKKVLSNMGAHFGGFLAKAEQRRGKKQTAREIKKTTLAERRKPLAVETLREDNLRERAKEMWECIYQLESEKFDLTEKTRRQKYEINVLLNRIQNAQKFKKVHGKGKVGGRWK; encoded by the exons ATGATCAACTTCAGTCAACTGTCTACGTCCTGTGTTTGCAGCATAAT TGTCACCATGTCTGATTTAGAAGTTCACGG agGCCATCAGGAGG AAGAAGATGAGGAGCAGGGAGAGGGAG GAGAGCGCCCCAAATACAA GCCGCTGGTCACACAGCTCGCTGCCCCTAAAATCCCTGAGGGGGAGAGGGTTGACTTTGAT GATATCCATAGGAAGAGGATGGAGAAAGACCTTCTGGAGCTGCAGACTCTAATCGATGTCCACTTTGagcagaggaagaaagaggaagaggagctgaTTGGACTCAAAGACAGGATT GAGAGCCGCCGGGCAGAAAGAGCCGAGCAGCAGCGTGTGAGGGCTGAAAAAGAGCGTCACAGACAGACACGGATTGCG gaggagagacagaggaaagaggacgAAGAGGCGAAGAAGAGGGCCGATGAAgaggcaaagaagaagaaagtgcTTTCCAACATGGGGGCTCACTTCGGAGGATTCCTGGCCAAG GCGGAGCAGAGGCGAGGCAAAAAGCAAACTGCGAGGGAAATCAAGAAGACGACTCTGGCAGAAAGACGCAAGCCACTGGCTGTTGAGACCCTGAGAGAGGACAACCTGAG AGAGAGAGCCAAGGAGATGTGGGAATGTATCTACCAGCTTGAGTCTGAGAAATTTGACCTGACTGAGAAGACGAGGAGGCAGAAGTATGAG ATCAACGTACTCCTGAACAGAATCCAAAATGCTCAGAAATT CAAAAAGGTCCATGGTAAGGGGAAGGTCGGAGGACGCTGGAAGTGA
- the LOC120551102 gene encoding troponin T, slow skeletal muscle-like isoform X2, producing MINFSQLSTSCVCSIIVTMSDLEVHGGHQEEEDEEQGEGERPKYKPLVTQLAAPKIPEGERVDFDVCSFKDIHRKRMEKDLLELQTLIDVHFEQRKKEEEELIGLKDRIESRRAERAEQQRVRAEKERHRQTRIAEERQRKEDEEAKKRADEEAKKKKVLSNMGAHFGGFLAKAEQRRGKKQTAREIKKTTLAERRKPLAVETLREDNLRERAKEMWECIYQLESEKFDLTEKTRRQKYEINVLLNRIQNAQKFKKVHGKGKVGGRWK from the exons ATGATCAACTTCAGTCAACTGTCTACGTCCTGTGTTTGCAGCATAAT TGTCACCATGTCTGATTTAGAAGTTCACGG agGCCATCAGGAGG AAGAAGATGAGGAGCAGGGAGAGGGAG AGCGCCCCAAATACAA GCCGCTGGTCACACAGCTCGCTGCCCCTAAAATCCCTGAGGGGGAGAGGGTTGACTTTGATGTATGTTCCTTCAAG GATATCCATAGGAAGAGGATGGAGAAAGACCTTCTGGAGCTGCAGACTCTAATCGATGTCCACTTTGagcagaggaagaaagaggaagaggagctgaTTGGACTCAAAGACAGGATT GAGAGCCGCCGGGCAGAAAGAGCCGAGCAGCAGCGTGTGAGGGCTGAAAAAGAGCGTCACAGACAGACACGGATTGCG gaggagagacagaggaaagaggacgAAGAGGCGAAGAAGAGGGCCGATGAAgaggcaaagaagaagaaagtgcTTTCCAACATGGGGGCTCACTTCGGAGGATTCCTGGCCAAG GCGGAGCAGAGGCGAGGCAAAAAGCAAACTGCGAGGGAAATCAAGAAGACGACTCTGGCAGAAAGACGCAAGCCACTGGCTGTTGAGACCCTGAGAGAGGACAACCTGAG AGAGAGAGCCAAGGAGATGTGGGAATGTATCTACCAGCTTGAGTCTGAGAAATTTGACCTGACTGAGAAGACGAGGAGGCAGAAGTATGAG ATCAACGTACTCCTGAACAGAATCCAAAATGCTCAGAAATT CAAAAAGGTCCATGGTAAGGGGAAGGTCGGAGGACGCTGGAAGTGA
- the LOC120551102 gene encoding troponin T, slow skeletal muscle-like isoform X4: MINFSQLSTSCVCSIIVTMSDLEVHGGHQEEEDEEQGEGERPKYKPLVTQLAAPKIPEGERVDFDDIHRKRMEKDLLELQTLIDVHFEQRKKEEEELIGLKDRIESRRAERAEQQRVRAEKERHRQTRIAEERQRKEDEEAKKRADEEAKKKKVLSNMGAHFGGFLAKAEQRRGKKQTAREIKKTTLAERRKPLAVETLREDNLRERAKEMWECIYQLESEKFDLTEKTRRQKYEINVLLNRIQNAQKFKKVHGKGKVGGRWK, encoded by the exons ATGATCAACTTCAGTCAACTGTCTACGTCCTGTGTTTGCAGCATAAT TGTCACCATGTCTGATTTAGAAGTTCACGG agGCCATCAGGAGG AAGAAGATGAGGAGCAGGGAGAGGGAG AGCGCCCCAAATACAA GCCGCTGGTCACACAGCTCGCTGCCCCTAAAATCCCTGAGGGGGAGAGGGTTGACTTTGAT GATATCCATAGGAAGAGGATGGAGAAAGACCTTCTGGAGCTGCAGACTCTAATCGATGTCCACTTTGagcagaggaagaaagaggaagaggagctgaTTGGACTCAAAGACAGGATT GAGAGCCGCCGGGCAGAAAGAGCCGAGCAGCAGCGTGTGAGGGCTGAAAAAGAGCGTCACAGACAGACACGGATTGCG gaggagagacagaggaaagaggacgAAGAGGCGAAGAAGAGGGCCGATGAAgaggcaaagaagaagaaagtgcTTTCCAACATGGGGGCTCACTTCGGAGGATTCCTGGCCAAG GCGGAGCAGAGGCGAGGCAAAAAGCAAACTGCGAGGGAAATCAAGAAGACGACTCTGGCAGAAAGACGCAAGCCACTGGCTGTTGAGACCCTGAGAGAGGACAACCTGAG AGAGAGAGCCAAGGAGATGTGGGAATGTATCTACCAGCTTGAGTCTGAGAAATTTGACCTGACTGAGAAGACGAGGAGGCAGAAGTATGAG ATCAACGTACTCCTGAACAGAATCCAAAATGCTCAGAAATT CAAAAAGGTCCATGGTAAGGGGAAGGTCGGAGGACGCTGGAAGTGA
- the LOC120551102 gene encoding troponin T, slow skeletal muscle-like isoform X5: MSDLEVHGGHQEEEDEEQGEGGERPKYKPLVTQLAAPKIPEGERVDFDVCSFKDIHRKRMEKDLLELQTLIDVHFEQRKKEEEELIGLKDRIESRRAERAEQQRVRAEKERHRQTRIAEERQRKEDEEAKKRADEEAKKKKVLSNMGAHFGGFLAKAEQRRGKKQTAREIKKTTLAERRKPLAVETLREDNLRERAKEMWECIYQLESEKFDLTEKTRRQKYEINVLLNRIQNAQKFKKVHGKGKVGGRWK; encoded by the exons ATGTCTGATTTAGAAGTTCACGG agGCCATCAGGAGG AAGAAGATGAGGAGCAGGGAGAGGGAG GAGAGCGCCCCAAATACAA GCCGCTGGTCACACAGCTCGCTGCCCCTAAAATCCCTGAGGGGGAGAGGGTTGACTTTGATGTATGTTCCTTCAAG GATATCCATAGGAAGAGGATGGAGAAAGACCTTCTGGAGCTGCAGACTCTAATCGATGTCCACTTTGagcagaggaagaaagaggaagaggagctgaTTGGACTCAAAGACAGGATT GAGAGCCGCCGGGCAGAAAGAGCCGAGCAGCAGCGTGTGAGGGCTGAAAAAGAGCGTCACAGACAGACACGGATTGCG gaggagagacagaggaaagaggacgAAGAGGCGAAGAAGAGGGCCGATGAAgaggcaaagaagaagaaagtgcTTTCCAACATGGGGGCTCACTTCGGAGGATTCCTGGCCAAG GCGGAGCAGAGGCGAGGCAAAAAGCAAACTGCGAGGGAAATCAAGAAGACGACTCTGGCAGAAAGACGCAAGCCACTGGCTGTTGAGACCCTGAGAGAGGACAACCTGAG AGAGAGAGCCAAGGAGATGTGGGAATGTATCTACCAGCTTGAGTCTGAGAAATTTGACCTGACTGAGAAGACGAGGAGGCAGAAGTATGAG ATCAACGTACTCCTGAACAGAATCCAAAATGCTCAGAAATT CAAAAAGGTCCATGGTAAGGGGAAGGTCGGAGGACGCTGGAAGTGA
- the LOC120551102 gene encoding troponin T, slow skeletal muscle-like isoform X6: MSDLEVHGGHQEEEDEEQGEGERPKYKPLVTQLAAPKIPEGERVDFDVCSFKDIHRKRMEKDLLELQTLIDVHFEQRKKEEEELIGLKDRIESRRAERAEQQRVRAEKERHRQTRIAEERQRKEDEEAKKRADEEAKKKKVLSNMGAHFGGFLAKAEQRRGKKQTAREIKKTTLAERRKPLAVETLREDNLRERAKEMWECIYQLESEKFDLTEKTRRQKYEINVLLNRIQNAQKFKKVHGKGKVGGRWK, from the exons ATGTCTGATTTAGAAGTTCACGG agGCCATCAGGAGG AAGAAGATGAGGAGCAGGGAGAGGGAG AGCGCCCCAAATACAA GCCGCTGGTCACACAGCTCGCTGCCCCTAAAATCCCTGAGGGGGAGAGGGTTGACTTTGATGTATGTTCCTTCAAG GATATCCATAGGAAGAGGATGGAGAAAGACCTTCTGGAGCTGCAGACTCTAATCGATGTCCACTTTGagcagaggaagaaagaggaagaggagctgaTTGGACTCAAAGACAGGATT GAGAGCCGCCGGGCAGAAAGAGCCGAGCAGCAGCGTGTGAGGGCTGAAAAAGAGCGTCACAGACAGACACGGATTGCG gaggagagacagaggaaagaggacgAAGAGGCGAAGAAGAGGGCCGATGAAgaggcaaagaagaagaaagtgcTTTCCAACATGGGGGCTCACTTCGGAGGATTCCTGGCCAAG GCGGAGCAGAGGCGAGGCAAAAAGCAAACTGCGAGGGAAATCAAGAAGACGACTCTGGCAGAAAGACGCAAGCCACTGGCTGTTGAGACCCTGAGAGAGGACAACCTGAG AGAGAGAGCCAAGGAGATGTGGGAATGTATCTACCAGCTTGAGTCTGAGAAATTTGACCTGACTGAGAAGACGAGGAGGCAGAAGTATGAG ATCAACGTACTCCTGAACAGAATCCAAAATGCTCAGAAATT CAAAAAGGTCCATGGTAAGGGGAAGGTCGGAGGACGCTGGAAGTGA
- the LOC120551099 gene encoding dynein assembly factor 3, axonemal-like: MSAGRASEGAGCITWWGFSPARDLLNTGPVRLEGEVNVLLVGSGDPRHILKTISGLQDHESLNVWVIENSMEVVARQLLLLYLALMPKESMGNNEKTEVFLELFGNGEIRSQTEQALRHAASQLSLSVTETPETATHPCLNTSLLKFKERDELARIFKLWLQPQPSSSSSKCSAPILMSKAWDYRVRQHLGTRYDSKKSCFDWDLTMKLHEKGCGVINKQQYTRWRERGLAFEMREGVYQITNPSLLSSRVFTQKGDKVAVRGYWGDIVSSPYLSFGIETDDKSLLKTQNGQHVKTAQDISFANVQELFQSLSSRRGWPTTFQSDAEPEEPSPETDGKVVSINDLMCLNGISVTFLPMDSLNKLPEKQKYSHFFNIIYFSASCVHQFGPTTRQIAAPDAVIVVELAKYILDVNKEQEAGFAKKVVSIALEAEFEPWREGKSDDVHAVFVPQRK, encoded by the exons aTGAGTGCCGGACGGGCATCTGAGGGCGCTGGCTGCATCACCTGGTGGGGCTTCAGCCCTGCACGCGACCTGCTGAATACGG GCCCTGTGAGACTTGAAGGGGAGGTcaatgttttactggttggcaGTGGAGATCCACGACATATTTTGAAAACCATTTCTGGTTTGCAGGACCACGAAAGCCTTAAT GTGTGGGTGATAGAAAACAGCATGGAGGTGGTGGCTAGACAGCTGCTGCTCCTCTACCTGGCACTGATGCCAAAGGAAAGCATGGGAAATAATG agaaGACCGAGGTTTTCCTGGAGTTGTTTGGGAACGGTGAGATCCGCAGTCAGACAGAACAGGCACTGAGACATGCGGCATCAcagctctctctgtctgttacTGAAACACCGGAGACGGCCACACACCCCTGTCTGAACACAAGTCTTCTCAAG TTTAAGGAGCGAGATGAGCTGGCCAGGATATTCAAGTTGTGGCTCCAGCCTCAgccttcatcatcttcatctaAGTGCTCTGCCCCTATCTTAATGTCCAAAGCCTGGGATTATCGGGTCAGGCAGCACCTTGGAACACGCTACGACTCCAAGAAGAGCTGCTTTGACTGGGATCTTACAATGAAACTGCACGAGAAAGGG tgtggtgTCATCAACAAACAACAATATACGCGATGGAGGGAGCGGGGTTTGGCGTTCGAAATGAGGGAAGGTGTCTACCAAATAACCAATCCAAGTTTGCTCTCTTCAAGAGTGTTCACTCAG AAAGGGGACAAAGTGGCTGTCAGGGGCTACTGGGGAGATATTGTTTCCAGTCCTTACCTCTCCTTTGGCATTGAAACTGACGACAAGAGCCTGCTGAAGACACAGAATGGACAACACGTGAAG ACAGCCCAGGATATCTCCTTTGCAAACGTACAGGAATTGTTCCAGTCCCTGTCCAGTAGACGGGGCTGGCCCACCACTTTTCAGTCAGACGCAGAGCCAGAGGAGCCATCCCCAGAGACTGACGGAAAAGTTGTCAGCATTAACG ACTTGATGTGTCTGAATGGGATCTCTGTGACCTTCCTGCCGATGGACTCCCTTAACAAACTgccagaaaaacagaaatactCCCATTTCTTTAACATCATCTACTTCTCTGCCAG CTGCGTGCACCAGTTTGGCCCGACAACGAGACAGATTGCAGCGCCAGACGCTGTGATTGTCGTGGAGTTGGCCAA GTACATTTTGGATGTGAACAAAGAGCAAGAAGCAGGCTTTGCAAAGAAAGTGGTGAGCATCGCTCTGGAGGCTGAATTTGAGCCGTGGCGTGAGGGGAAGAGTGATGACGTCCATGCTGTTTTCGTACCACAGAGGAAGTAA
- the syt5b gene encoding synaptotagmin Vb, giving the protein MRLASVGVRARRAAEPSEPEPEEATEPVHHEHSHTEHHEHSHTEHHEHSHTEHHPGHDYNHMKDKFMNELGHLPIPVWAVAAIVLVVLVLVACLIFCLFKKCCGKKKKPKKVRERKTGRRKKEKEGEGEAGEKDGEVKKEGEEEEKEQEKLGKLEFSLDYNFTDAQLIVGILQAQDLAAMDMGGTSDPYVKVFLLPDKKKKYETKVQRKNLCPVFNETFIFKIPYAELGGKTLVLQVFDFDRFSKHDMIGEIKIPMNSVDLGQPLQQWRDVESGEKEEQEKLGDICVSLRYVPTAGKLTVNIMEAKNLKKMDVGGLSDPYVKIVLQQNGKRIKKKKTTVKKNTLNPYFNESFSFDVPFEQIQKVQVVLTVFDYDKLGSNDPIGKTFMGYGATGVGLRHWSEMLANPRRPVAQWHTLLPEEEVDAAVKAKPR; this is encoded by the exons ATGAGGTTGGCCAGTGTTGGGGTCCGGGCCCGGAGGGCTGCAGAACCGTCCGAACCCGAGCCAGAGGAAGCAACGGAGCCAGTTCACCATGAGCACTCGCATACAGAACACCACGAGCACTCGCATACAGAACACCACGAGCACTCGCATACAGAACATCACCCCGGCCATGACTATAACCACATGAAGGACAAGTTCATGAATGAACTTGGTCATCTGCCAA TTCCTGTGTGGGCAGTAGCAGCCATTGTTTTGGTGGTTCTGGTTTTGGTGGCATGCCTCATCTTCTGTCTTTTCAAGAAATGCTgcgggaaaaagaaaaagccaaaGAAAGTGAGGGAGAGGAAGACGGGTCGCCgcaaaaaggaaaaggaaggtGAAGGAGAGGCTGGAGAGAAG GATGGGGAGGTgaagaaggaaggagaggaagaggagaaagaacaGGAAAAGTTGGGTAAACTGGAGTTCTCGTTGGACTACAACTTCACAGATGCCCAG CTTATAGTGGGCATCCTTCAGGCTCAGGACCTTGCTGCTATGGACATGGGGGGGACCTCGGACCCTTATGTTAAAGTCTTTTTGTTGCCAGACAAAAAGAAGAAGTACGAGACCAAAGTTCAACGCAAGAATTTATGCCCCGTTTTCAACGAGACTTTTATCTTCAAG ATCCCGTATGCAGAGTTGGGCGGAAAGACTTTGGTGCTGCAGGTTTTTGACTTTGATCGTTTCTCCAAGCATGATATGATCGGTGAGATAAAGATTCCCATGAACAGCGTTGATTTGGGCCAGCCATTGCAACAGTGGAGAGACGTGGAGAGTGGTGAGAAGGAAGAG CAAGAAAAATTGGGTGATATTTGCGTTTCTTTACGGTATGTACCCACTGCTGGAAAACTGACAGTGAACATCATGGAGGCAAAGAATCTGAAGAAAATGGATGTTGGTGGCTTATCAG ATCCGTATGTGAAGATTGTTCTGCAGCAAAATGGTAAACGGATTAAGAAGAAAAAGACGACAGTCAAGAAAAACACGCTCAATCCTTACTTTAATGAGAGTTTCAGCTTTGATGTCCCCTTTGAGCAGATACAG AAAGTGCAGGTCGTCCTCACAGTGTTTGACTATGATAAACTTGGGAGCAATGACCCCATTGGAAAAACCTTTATGGGTTATGGAGCTACAGGAGTTGGCCTGCGCCACTGGTCAGAAATGCTTGCCAATCCCAGACGTCCAGTAGCCCAGTGGCACACTCTCCTGCCAGAAGAAGAAGTCGATGCAGCAGTCAAAGCAAAACCTCGTTAG
- the zgc:56095 gene encoding ferritin, middle subunit gives MQSVVKQNLHSETEGDLNKLINLKLNASYAYLSLGMYFDRDDVALPKFSTFFLELSVKEREQAEKLLGYQNMRGGRILLQTIAKPSREDWRGGLDAMSFSLDYQKTLNTCILEVHRRAGVHTDPHLCDFLEQHFLNDSHDTIKKLGDYIGSLTRITASETHGPMGEYLFDKHTL, from the exons ATGCAGTCTGTGGTAAAACAAAACCTCCATTCGGAGACCGAAGGAGACCTCAACAAACTCATCAACCTGAAGCTGAATGCGTCCTACGCCTACCTTTCTCTG GGGATGTATTTTGACAGGGATGATGTTGCCCTGCCAAAATTCTCCACTTTTTTTCTGGAGCTCTCTGTGAAGGAGAGGGAACAGGCTGAGAAGCTGCTGGGATATCAGAACATGAGAGGGGGTCGAATTTTGCTCCAGACTATTGCT AAACCAAGTAGAGAGGATTGGAGAGGTGGTCTGGATGCAATGTCTTTTTCCCTGGACTACCAGAAGACCCTAAACACATGTATCCTTGAGGTGCACCGCAGAGCTGGCGTCCACACTGATCCTCAT CTGTGTGACTTCCTTGAGCAGCACTTCCTGAACGACAGCCATGACACCATCAAGAAGCTGGGCGATTACATTGGCAGTCTGACCCGCATCACTGCGTCTGAGACACACGGTCCTATGGGAGAATACCTCTTTGATAAACATACTCTTTAA